A genomic stretch from Pseudomonas sp. MUP55 includes:
- a CDS encoding L-iditol 2-dehydrogenase encodes MKRLEGKSALITGSARGIGRAFAQAYIQEGATVAIADINLQRAQQTAAELGPQAYAIAMDVTDQASIDAAMAAVVAHAGKLDILVNNAALFDLAPIVDITRDSYERLFSINVAGTLFTLQAAARQMIEQGHGGKIINMASQAGRRGEALVAVYCATKAAVISLTQSAGLNLIKQGINVNAIAPGVVDGEHWDGVDALFARHEGLAPGEKKKRVGDEVPYGRMGTAQDLTGMAIFLASKEADYVVAQTYNVDGGNWMS; translated from the coding sequence ATGAAACGACTTGAAGGAAAGAGCGCGCTGATCACCGGATCGGCGCGCGGGATCGGCCGTGCGTTCGCCCAGGCCTATATCCAGGAAGGCGCCACCGTCGCCATCGCCGATATCAACCTGCAGCGCGCCCAGCAGACGGCCGCCGAACTGGGCCCCCAGGCGTATGCGATAGCGATGGACGTCACCGATCAGGCCTCGATTGACGCGGCAATGGCCGCCGTGGTCGCCCATGCCGGCAAGTTGGATATCCTGGTCAATAACGCTGCATTGTTCGACTTGGCGCCCATCGTCGACATCACCCGCGACAGCTATGAACGGCTATTTTCGATCAACGTCGCCGGTACGCTGTTCACTTTGCAGGCCGCCGCGCGGCAGATGATTGAGCAGGGCCATGGCGGCAAGATCATCAACATGGCCAGCCAGGCCGGACGACGCGGCGAGGCGCTGGTGGCGGTGTATTGCGCGACCAAGGCGGCGGTGATCAGCCTGACGCAATCGGCGGGGCTGAATCTGATCAAGCAGGGCATCAACGTCAATGCCATCGCTCCGGGTGTGGTGGACGGTGAACACTGGGATGGGGTGGATGCGCTGTTTGCCCGGCACGAAGGCCTGGCGCCGGGCGAGAAGAAGAAGCGGGTAGGGGATGAGGTGCCTTATGGGCGGATGGGCACGGCGCAGGACCTGACCGGCATGGCGATCTTCCTGGCTTCAAAAGAGGCGGATTATGTGGTTGCACAGACCTATAAC
- a CDS encoding AraC family transcriptional regulator → MPIRAILFEHRPAEREVILPEPEHCFRWFEHDYPVELARWNHHPEFEIHLIRHGSGKLVAGDYIGAFSAGHVALIGPDLPHDWIGDLAPGECLSGRDVVLQFDGTALLALRESLPELGDLQPLFEQARRGLEFTGETAIRAAHLMQAIGSAQGLQRLILFLQLLDTLKNAPPRQLKVLASPRYAPTLDPRSAERINKAFDYLMRELSGDVRLSDIARQLDMSEPGFSRFFKRNTGHGFIELMRKFRVQRACRLLLQSDRSVADICFEVGYANLSNFNRHFRIEMNQTPSEYRRETGNHLEKMTPSHF, encoded by the coding sequence ATGCCCATCCGCGCCATCCTGTTCGAGCATCGGCCGGCCGAACGTGAAGTCATCCTGCCCGAACCGGAGCACTGCTTTCGCTGGTTCGAACACGACTACCCGGTGGAGCTTGCGCGCTGGAACCATCACCCTGAGTTTGAAATCCACCTGATTCGCCACGGCAGCGGCAAGCTGGTGGCGGGCGACTATATCGGTGCGTTCAGTGCCGGGCATGTCGCCTTGATCGGCCCCGACCTGCCCCACGACTGGATTGGCGACCTGGCGCCCGGCGAGTGCCTGAGCGGTCGCGACGTGGTGCTGCAATTTGACGGCACCGCCCTCCTCGCCCTGCGCGAATCCCTGCCGGAACTCGGCGACCTGCAGCCGCTGTTCGAACAGGCACGACGCGGCCTTGAGTTCACCGGCGAAACCGCCATTCGAGCGGCGCACTTGATGCAAGCCATTGGCAGTGCCCAGGGCCTGCAACGCCTGATCCTGTTTCTGCAATTGCTCGACACCCTCAAGAACGCCCCGCCCCGACAGCTCAAGGTGCTGGCCAGCCCGCGCTACGCGCCGACCCTGGACCCGCGCAGCGCCGAACGTATCAACAAGGCCTTCGATTATTTGATGCGTGAACTGAGCGGCGACGTGCGCCTGTCAGACATCGCCCGGCAACTGGACATGAGCGAACCGGGTTTCTCGCGCTTCTTCAAACGCAATACCGGCCATGGGTTTATCGAGCTGATGCGCAAATTCCGCGTGCAGCGTGCCTGCCGGCTGTTGCTGCAAAGCGATAGGTCGGTGGCAGATATCTGCTTCGAAGTCGGCTACGCCAACCTGTCCAACTTCAACCGCCACTTTCGTATCGAGATGAACCAGACGCCGAGCGAGTACCGGCGCGAGACCGGCAATCACCTCGAAAAAATGACACCCAGTCATTTCTGA
- a CDS encoding sugar ABC transporter substrate-binding protein yields the protein MPSIRKAALAPALLLSGLAVTQPSQAADTVTIATVNNSDMIRMQRLSKVFEAQHPDIRLNWVVLEENVLRQRLTTDIATQGGQFDVLTIGTYETPLWGAKHWLEPLTELPADYDAGDIFPAVRQGLSVNGTLYALPFYGESTVTYYRTDLFKQAGLSMPAQPTWTQLGEFAAKLTVKDKDQYGLCLRGKAGWGENIALLSTMANAFGARWFDEQWKPELTSPEWTAAANFYVNSLKQYGPPGVSSNGFNETLALFNSGKCAIWVDASVAGSFTTDTRQSKVADRVGFAAAPTEVTDKGSSWLYAWSLAIPATSRHKDAAKAFISWATSKDYIQLVADKEGITNVPPGTRQSTYSEAYLNAAPFAQVTLQMMKHADPAHPSAKPVPYVGIQYVTIPEFQAIGTSVGKLFSAALTGGMSVDQALQQAQSTTEREMKRAGYPK from the coding sequence ATGCCCTCAATCCGCAAAGCCGCACTTGCCCCTGCGCTGCTGCTGTCCGGCCTCGCCGTGACCCAGCCCAGCCAGGCCGCCGACACCGTGACCATCGCCACGGTCAATAACAGCGACATGATCCGCATGCAGCGCCTGTCCAAGGTGTTCGAAGCGCAGCATCCGGACATCCGCCTCAACTGGGTGGTGCTCGAAGAAAACGTGCTGCGCCAGCGCCTAACCACCGATATCGCCACCCAGGGTGGGCAGTTCGACGTGCTGACCATCGGCACCTACGAAACCCCGCTGTGGGGCGCCAAGCACTGGCTGGAGCCGCTGACCGAACTGCCGGCCGACTACGATGCCGGGGATATCTTCCCCGCGGTGCGCCAGGGCCTGTCGGTCAACGGCACGCTCTACGCCTTGCCGTTCTACGGCGAAAGCACCGTGACCTATTACCGCACCGACCTGTTCAAGCAAGCCGGCCTGAGCATGCCCGCGCAGCCCACCTGGACCCAGCTCGGCGAGTTCGCGGCCAAGCTGACCGTCAAGGACAAGGACCAGTATGGTCTGTGCCTGCGCGGCAAGGCCGGTTGGGGCGAGAACATTGCGTTGCTGAGCACCATGGCCAATGCCTTCGGCGCGCGCTGGTTCGATGAGCAGTGGAAGCCCGAACTGACCAGCCCCGAGTGGACGGCCGCGGCCAATTTCTACGTCAACAGCCTCAAGCAATACGGCCCGCCGGGCGTGTCAAGCAACGGCTTCAACGAAACCCTGGCACTGTTCAACAGCGGCAAGTGTGCGATCTGGGTCGATGCCAGCGTCGCTGGCTCCTTCACCACCGACACCCGCCAGAGCAAAGTCGCTGACCGCGTGGGCTTCGCCGCAGCGCCCACGGAGGTCACCGACAAGGGCTCTTCCTGGCTCTACGCCTGGTCGCTGGCCATCCCGGCCACCTCCAGGCACAAGGACGCGGCCAAAGCCTTTATCAGCTGGGCGACATCCAAAGACTACATCCAACTGGTCGCGGATAAAGAGGGCATCACCAACGTACCGCCTGGCACGCGGCAATCGACCTACAGCGAGGCATACCTGAACGCGGCGCCGTTTGCCCAAGTCACCCTGCAGATGATGAAGCACGCCGACCCGGCCCATCCCTCGGCCAAACCGGTGCCGTACGTGGGCATCCAGTACGTGACGATTCCCGAGTTCCAGGCCATCGGCACCTCTGTCGGCAAGCTGTTTTCGGCGGCGCTCACCGGCGGCATGTCGGTGGACCAGGCGTTGCAGCAGGCGCAGTCCACCACTGAGCGCGAGATGAAGCGTGCCGGTTATCCCAAGTAA
- a CDS encoding purine nucleoside permease codes for MNTLTRLSMAIGLALLPHVVLADNAAPIKPKVMLITMFAPEAQTWIDRLQLTQQVRVPGLSAEYPAIRCNTQDVCLLVTGMGQTNAAASTLALALSPKFDLRQSYFLIAGIAGISPKYGTIGTAAWAHYLVEFGTQWELDSRDAPKDWPTGYIGINTKGPNEKPPLDYKTEVFELNPKLQAKAFALSHKVELTESKESAAWRKHYPAAPANQPPQVTRCDTLAGNTWFSGTRLSERAEVWTKLLTDNKGEYCTTQQEDNSTYEALLRASHEGLVDIQRLAVVRAGSDFDRPYPGYSEVDNLLKYADQGGFVPALENLYRAGNPLVQAILNNWSAWEKGVPEA; via the coding sequence ATGAATACCCTTACCCGTCTTTCAATGGCCATTGGCCTGGCCCTGCTGCCCCACGTGGTGCTGGCAGACAACGCCGCGCCGATCAAACCCAAGGTAATGCTCATCACCATGTTCGCCCCCGAGGCGCAAACCTGGATCGATCGCCTGCAACTCACCCAGCAGGTGCGCGTGCCGGGCCTGTCCGCCGAATACCCGGCGATTCGCTGCAACACCCAGGACGTGTGCCTGCTGGTAACCGGCATGGGCCAGACCAACGCCGCCGCCTCGACCCTGGCGCTGGCCCTGTCGCCCAAGTTCGACTTGCGCCAGAGCTATTTCCTGATCGCCGGGATTGCCGGTATCAGTCCAAAATACGGCACCATCGGCACTGCCGCCTGGGCGCATTACCTGGTGGAATTCGGCACACAGTGGGAGCTGGATTCACGCGACGCGCCCAAGGATTGGCCGACGGGCTATATCGGCATCAACACCAAGGGGCCCAACGAAAAACCGCCGCTGGACTACAAGACCGAAGTGTTCGAGCTCAACCCCAAGCTGCAAGCCAAGGCGTTTGCCCTGTCGCACAAGGTGGAGCTGACGGAAAGCAAGGAATCCGCCGCCTGGCGCAAGCACTACCCCGCCGCGCCGGCCAACCAGCCGCCCCAGGTCACCCGCTGCGACACCCTGGCGGGCAACACCTGGTTCTCCGGCACGCGCCTGAGCGAGCGCGCCGAGGTATGGACCAAACTGCTCACCGACAACAAAGGCGAATACTGCACCACCCAGCAGGAAGACAACTCCACCTACGAAGCGCTGCTGCGCGCCAGTCACGAAGGCCTGGTGGATATTCAACGCCTGGCGGTAGTGCGGGCAGGTTCGGACTTTGATCGCCCGTACCCGGGCTACAGTGAAGTGGACAACCTGCTCAAGTACGCTGATCAGGGCGGCTTCGTGCCGGCGCTGGAGAACTTGTACCGTGCGGGAAATCCGCTGGTGCAGGCGATTCTGAACAACTGGT
- a CDS encoding nucleoside-specific channel-forming protein Tsx translates to MHPTSTPRACFGVSLLLAAVTGVLSAPILAQDKPADDSAQGETLSPEASPPAKKGAYLSQWFNQDLTLIGSKDISFGPKPQDDVYLEYEYFGRKGPFELYGYIDVPKILGIGNSNDKGAWDHGSPVFMEHEPRISIDYLAGRSLAIGPFKEWYVAFDWIYDHGSNKANRANTLYSGLGTDIDTHSRVNLSANFYGRYQWENYGASNEYSWDGYRAQMKYIVPIGKFDNGASLTYIGFTNYDFGSDLHKDNPARTANSLVATNVLLYSFTHLRFTLVGRYFHNGGNWEDGSELNFGEGNFRARSDGWGYYAGVGYQF, encoded by the coding sequence ATGCACCCCACCTCAACGCCTCGCGCTTGCTTTGGTGTTTCCTTGCTACTGGCCGCCGTTACGGGAGTACTCAGTGCACCCATTTTGGCGCAGGACAAACCCGCCGATGACTCAGCACAGGGCGAAACCCTCAGCCCCGAGGCGAGCCCGCCGGCGAAAAAAGGCGCTTACCTGTCGCAGTGGTTCAACCAGGACCTGACGCTGATCGGCAGCAAGGACATCAGCTTCGGCCCCAAGCCCCAGGATGACGTGTACCTGGAATACGAGTATTTCGGTCGCAAGGGTCCGTTCGAGCTGTACGGCTACATTGATGTGCCAAAGATCCTCGGCATCGGTAACAGCAACGACAAAGGCGCGTGGGACCACGGCTCGCCGGTGTTCATGGAGCATGAGCCACGTATTTCCATCGACTACCTCGCCGGCCGCAGCCTGGCGATCGGACCGTTCAAGGAATGGTATGTGGCGTTCGACTGGATCTACGACCACGGCAGCAACAAGGCGAACCGCGCCAACACCCTGTACAGCGGCCTTGGCACCGACATCGACACCCACTCGCGGGTCAACCTGTCGGCCAACTTCTACGGGCGCTACCAGTGGGAAAACTACGGCGCCAGTAACGAGTATTCATGGGACGGCTACCGCGCGCAGATGAAATACATCGTGCCCATCGGCAAGTTCGACAACGGTGCCTCGCTGACCTACATCGGCTTCACCAACTATGATTTCGGCTCGGACCTGCACAAGGACAACCCGGCGCGCACCGCCAATTCCCTGGTGGCGACCAACGTGTTGCTGTACTCGTTCACCCACCTGCGCTTTACCTTGGTCGGCCGTTACTTCCACAACGGCGGCAACTGGGAAGATGGCAGCGAGTTGAATTTCGGCGAAGGCAACTTCCGCGCCCGCTCCGATGGCTGGGGTTACTACGCCGGCGTGGGCTACCAATTCTGA